One segment of Solanum lycopersicum chromosome 1, SLM_r2.1 DNA contains the following:
- the LOC101250250 gene encoding importin beta-like SAD2 homolog — protein sequence MAMTKNGRREYQFSRAFNCFSQLFVSFYNSLPTSCVFVAAVFARVLPQRHHLYVMEIHQIAQLLNQTLSPNDAVINAATDALDHLSTLPEFPFTLLSIAIGGENGGQKVAAATYLKNFTRRNVDSIDTNSGITKEFRDAFVRALLQAEPMTLKILVEAFRSIIAVEFVQKDAWPELVPELRSFIQRSDLIDKNPNSEWKTINTLTILHSLIRPFQYFLNPKLVKEPVPPQLELISREILVPLLAVFHLCTEKVSDTQHTSEVQTETILLMICKCIYFAVKSHMPCALAPLLPSISQDLIRILNSLSFDGGLTCKDGYSLRMKTAKRSLLIFCALVSRHRKFADKLMPDMVKCVSEIAKHSTIINKLDPLSERTVSLAFDVISRVLETGPGWRLVSPHFSSLLNSAIFPALVKNEKDTIDWEEDPDEYIRKNLPSDLEEISGLRDDLFTARKSALNLLGVISISKGLPVKTSTASSKRKKGEKNKRKGYSSMGELLVLPFLSKFPVPTDNGENTVNEYYGVLMAYSSLLDFLTEQSPGFTDTLVRNRVLPLYETPSPQPYLIATANWVLGELASCLSEGMSADIYSSLVKALQMSDMGDVSCYPVRVTAAAAIAQLVENEYMPPEWLPLLQVVCHRISDEEEDSFIYFQLLSTMVEVATEKLSPHIPDIVCLLVKETSKNLPLDLEPWPQMVEQCFATLAVIAQCWENSASEENEQDDSSQLWLSGQTTMMRAFSDLLQHAWLRSAPLMEHEVAFSVPPSSCVDDCSTLLGFILQGLTQADDLLKLKVSELMLVWSYLIADWHAWEEMEDLSTFNCIKKAVSLDKKFAVKNFLVGKLPLPPAPPVPQKSILEGIGAFITEAFSQYPSAVWRASSCVHILLHSPSYLPEGEGVKQSLVISLCQAAFSRFREIRNQFVPLWNPLLLAIASCYLCFPDIVEKIIEGIEHEGFTSFLSALAIISTSRFDHSLSSVAEIKLVVMALAQSLDKLIGRQNEGSLLLHDSVASLMEAFLKFKELEEEEDEDEESEDQASGDEETEDDDDDEDSEDDELEETELEFLERYAKKAAEMENGTIVEEGDTEDQELEIELGCLEDVDLENTVLLVIQRYHQVLLRLQLPPELFSSFLEALPECKSYFQQAI from the exons ATGGCGATGACAAAAAATGGACGGCGCGAATATCAATTTTCCCGCGCTTTTAACTGTTTTAGCcaattatttgtttctttttacaACTCTTTGCCAACTTCTTGTGTGTTTGTAGCTGCAGTCTTTGCTAGGGTTCTGCCGCAGCGCCACCACTTATACGTTATGGAAATTCATCAAATTGCTCAGCTCCTCAATCAAACTCTGAGCCCCAACGATGCCGTCATCAATGCCGCCACTGATGCTCTGGATCACCTCTCTACTCTCCCAGAATTTCCCTTCACTCTGCTCTCTATCGCCATAG GAGGTGAGAACGGAGGTCAGAAAGTAGCTGCAGCCACATATCTCAAGAACTTCACTAGAAGAAATGTTGATTCTATTGATACAAACTCAGGAATCACCAAAGAGTTTAGAGATGCATTTGTGCGCGCTTTGCTTCAAGCAGAACCTATGACTCTTAAGATATTAGTTGAAGCT TTTCGCTCAATTATTGCAGTTGAGTTTGTGCAAAAGGATGCTTGGCCTGAGCTTGTGCCTGAGCTAAGGTCGTTCATTCAGCGCAGTGATCTGATTGATAAGAATCCGAATTCTGAATGGAAAACCATCAACACTTTAACCATTCTTCACTCACTGATTAGACCCTTCCAG TACTTTTTGAATCCAAAACTTGTGAAGGAGCCAGTTCCACCACAGCTAGAACTTATTTCAAGAGAGATCCTTGTACCCTTACTTGCTGTATTTCACCTCTGCACCGAAAAG GTTTCAGATACCCAACATACATCAGAAGTACAGACAGAAACTATCCTTCTCATGATATGCAAGTGCATCTATTTTGCG GTGAAATCTCACATGCCGTGTGCCTTGGCTCCTCTGCTTCCTTCTATTTCTCAAGATCTGATACGAATCCTGAATTCTTTAAGTTTTGATGGTGGCTTGACTTGCAAAGATGGGTATTCTCTGCGGATGAAGACTGCAAAGCGAAGTCTGCTGATTTTCTGTGCTTTAGTGTCCCGGCACCGGAAGTTCGCTGACAA ACTGATGCCTGACATGGTGAAATGCGTTTCAGAAATTGCCAAGCATAGCACAATCATAAAT AAACTAGATCCGCTGTCAGAAAGGACTGTGTCGTTAGCCTTTGATGTTATTTCTCGTGTTTTAGAGACAGGTCCG GGATGGCGACTGGTTTCACCTCACTTTTCTTCCTTGCTTAATTCTGCAATCTTCCCAGCTCTTGTGAAGAATGAGAAG GACACAATAGATTGGGAAGAAGATCCGGATGAATACATAAGGAAAAATCTTCCGTCTGACCTT GAAGAAATTTCTGGATTGAGAGATGACTTGTTTACAGCAAGGAAAAGTGCTTTAAACTTGCTTGGTGTTATTTCAATATCTAAG GGACTGCCAGTCAAGACTTCTACAGCTTCATCAAAGCgtaagaaaggagaaaagaacaaaagaaaaggtTACAGCTCGATGGGGGAGTTGTTGGTGCTTCCATTCTTGTCAAAATTTCCTGTTCCCACTGATAATGGCGAAAACACAGTAAATGA ATATTACGGCGTTCTGATGGCCTATAGCAGCCTTTTAGAT TTTCTAACAGAACAGAGTCCTGGATTTACGGATACTCTAGTTAGGAATCGGGTGCTACCACTGTATGAAACACCAAGTCCTCAACCATATTTAATTGCCACTGCAAATTGGGTCCTAGGAGAGCTTGCTTCATGTCTTTCTGAA GGTATGAGTGCTGATATTTATTCTTCATTAGTGAAAGCATTACAAATGTCAGATATGGGGGATGTTTCTTGTTATCCCGTGCGGGTGACAGCTGCTGCTGCCATCGCCCAACTCGTTGAA AATGAGTACATGCCACCTGAGTGGTTACCACTTCTTCAGGTGGTTTGTCATAGGATTAGTGATGAGGAAGAAGATAGCTTCATTTACTTTCAGCTTCTAAGTACTATGGTCGAGGTTGCAACTGAAAAACTTTCACCGCATATTCCAGATATTGTTTGTCTGTTGGTTAAAGAAACTTCAAAGAACTTGCCTTTAGATCTGGAGCCATGGCCTCAg ATGGTGGAACAGTGCTTTGCAACACTAGCAGTGATAGCTCAGTGTTGGGAAAACTCGGCATCGGAAGAAAATGAGCAGGATGATTCTAGTCAATTGTGGCTTTCTGGTCAGACCACCATGATGAGAGCATTTTCAGATCTCCTACAGCATGCGTGGCTAAGATCTGCTCCACTGATG GAACACGAGGTTGCCTTCTCAGTGCCCCCTTCATCATGTGTTGATGACTGCTCCACATTGCTTGGTTTCATTTTGCAAGGACTTACCCAAGCTGACGATCTTTTGAAGCTAAAAGTCTCAGAGCTGATGCTGGTCTGGTCATATCTCATAGCTGACTGGCATGCATGGGAGGAGATGGAGGATTTATCAACTTTTAACTGTATCAAGAAAGCAGTTAGCCTTGACAAGAAATTTGCTGTGAAAAACTTTCTTGTGGGGAAGCTGCCGTTGCCTCCTGCTCCACCTGTTCCCCAAAAATCCATCCTTGAAGGAATTGGTGCATTCATTACCGAAGCTTTCTCACAATATCCATCTGCAGTATGGAGGGCATCCTCTTGTGTCCACATTCTTTTACATAGTCCCAGTTACTTACCTGAAGGAGAAGGTGTCAAGCAATCTTTGGTGATTTCCTTGTGTCAGGCAGCATTTTCTCGTTTTAGAGAGATACGAAACCAGTTTGTCCCACTATGGAATCCTTTGTTGCTTGCAATAGCGTCGTGTTATTTGTGTTTCCCTGATATTGTAGAGAAGATTATAGAGGGCATTGAACATGAAGGCTTTACAAGCTTTCTATCCGCTTTGGCAATTATCTCAACAAGCAGATTTGACCATAGTTTGTCATCAGTGGCTGAGATCAAGTTGGTAG TGATGGCACTGGCACAATCTCTTGACAAGCTGATAGGACGGCAAAATGAAGGGAGTTTATTGCTACATGATTCCGTTGCATCACTGATGGAGGCATTTCTGAAGTTTAAAGAACTggaagaagaggaagatgaagatgaagaaagtgaagATCAGGCTTCTGGTGATGAGGAAactgaagatgatgatgatgatgag GACTCTGAAGATGATGAACTAGAAGAAACTGAACTAGAGTTCTTGGAGAGGTATGCCAAGAAAGCCGCGGAAATGGAAAATGGAACAATTGTGGAAGAAGGAGACACGGAAGATCAAGAGCTAGAAATTGAATTGG GTTGTTTGGAAGATGTGGATCTGGAAAACACTGTGCTTTTGGTAATTCAAAGATATCACCAAGTGCTTTTACGGCTACAGTTGCCACCAGAACTGTTTTCGAGTTTCTTGGAAGCCTTGCCTGAATGTAAATCATACTTCCAACAAGCTATATAG